The Drosophila bipectinata strain 14024-0381.07 chromosome 2L, DbipHiC1v2, whole genome shotgun sequence genome has a segment encoding these proteins:
- the LOC108119938 gene encoding SKI family transcriptional corepressor 2 — MPYYEEERHHHHHHHHGRPIVEVDIVPPRIPRPVIEIDVGSRYPPPPPQIVEVIQPAQVYQPPPPPIVEVDVMRPGRPFIEFEIGGRRPPPTEEVIIVQQPPPPRW, encoded by the coding sequence ATGCCATACTACGAGGAGGaacgtcatcatcatcaccaccaccaccatggCAGACCCATTGTGGAGGTGGATATTGTGCCCCCAAGGATACCACGACCAGTGATCGAGATCGATGTGGGTAGCCGCTATCCTCCCCCACCTCCCCAGATTGTAGAGGTCATCCAGCCGGCCCAGGTGTACCAGCCACCCCCGCCACCCATCGTTGAGGTGGATGTGATGCGTCCCGGTCGCCCCTTCATCGAGTTCGAGATTGGAGGTCGCCGTCCGCCCCCAACTGAGGAGGTCATCATTGTCCAGCAGCCTCCTCCACCAAGGTGGTAG
- the LOC108119944 gene encoding uncharacterized protein encodes MSDVNINVTCECHHRRGLLYVARPWAWGRPCRRCRRMMSRSILVVPTNIPTTTTTTTTVPIAVTSY; translated from the coding sequence ATGTCTGATGTGAACATTAACGTCACCTGCGAATGCCACCATCGCCGAGGACTTCTCTACGTAGCTCGTCCGTGGGCTTGGGGGCGTCCTTGCCGCAGATGCCGGAGGATGATGTCCAGGAGTATTTTGGTGGTCCCCACTAATATTCCAACGACAACTACTACCACAACCACAGTCCCGATTGCAGTAACCTCATACTAG
- the LOC108119940 gene encoding uncharacterized protein, with translation MSNINVNIECHHRRGLLYYSNPWLWGSPCRRCRRLMSRGVVVVQNPTSGCVSAQVAMPPGRGAITTTANVVPAQTANNWQQQQQFPQQQQFQQQQQFQQPPFQQQQQMASALPPKYEQAIAAP, from the coding sequence ATGAGCAACATTAATGTCAATATCGAGTGTCACCATCGTCGAGGACTTCTCTACTATTCGAATCCTTGGCTTTGGGGAAGTCCTTGCCGTCGATGCCGCCGCCTGATGTCTCGCGGCGTCGTGGTGGTCCAAAATCCAACTTCAGGGTGTGTTTCTGCTCAAGTGGCCATGCCGCCAGGTAGAGGCGCCATAACCACAACGGCCAATGTGGTTCCAGCCCAAACAGCGAATAattggcaacagcaacagcagttcccacaacaacagcaattccaacaacaacaacaattccAACAACCACcattccaacaacaacagcaaatgGCATCCGCACTTCCTCCAAAATACGAACAGGCCATAGCCGCCCCTTAA
- the LOC108119939 gene encoding uncharacterized protein: protein MRYYENPCGYPAGHYHGRPNIEIDVVPNWGGAFYPPPPPPGPAEVVYVTPAATYATGTQVVMPQPYGGVTVASTAGYYPQQYQYQQYPQPYNPYSQW, encoded by the coding sequence ATGCGGTACTATGAAAATCCATGTGGCTATCCTGCTGGCCATTACCATGGTCGTCCAAATATCGAGATTGATGTGGTTCCCAATTGGGGTGGCGCATTCTATCCGCCGCCGCCTCCGCCCGGGCCCGCCGAGGTTGTATACGTAACCCCAGCTGCCACCTATGCCACAGGAACCCAGGTGGTGATGCCCCAGCCCTACGGAGGAGTAACAGTAGCCTCCACTGCGGGATACTATCCCCAACAGTACCAATACCAGCAGTATCCCCAGCCCTACAATCCATATTCACAATGGTAA